A DNA window from Streptomyces asoensis contains the following coding sequences:
- a CDS encoding sensor histidine kinase: protein MRQRVVRVALTAALVAVVLLAVPLALAIRSSLYADQRDTLERAALSGAVRVSPDYATGDPVELPAPPPDGGLGLYDPSLRLRAGTGPRTGDAAVRRALAAEVVRGRPGGDLVVAVPVSHAERVIGVVRASSPAAAVRHRVLIAWAVLAGVCALALTVAVLVARRQARVLAAPLEDLSRHCRAVTAGDLSARAAPSSVAEIDQVARTHNEMLHSLTELLRHERDFTANASHQLRTPLAGLQLTLEAGIAQDDDARLRPALEEALATTRRLHRTVEEVLRLSRSHGLPRRPAPDTPVSQLLRETEERWHGLFARDGRRLEAAVLETGDDVRVLGAPVTEILGVLLENARVHGRGTVRLTARDLGEAVAFDVTDEGAVDGEASRLFDRGRTGAGEGSGIGLSLARDLAVSLGGRLSLTSRRPAAFTLLVPVRREEPGSEGDG from the coding sequence ATGAGACAGCGCGTGGTGCGAGTCGCCCTCACCGCCGCCCTGGTCGCCGTCGTCCTCCTCGCCGTCCCGCTGGCCCTGGCGATCAGGTCGTCCCTCTACGCCGACCAGCGCGACACCCTGGAGCGGGCGGCTCTGTCGGGGGCGGTACGCGTCAGCCCGGACTACGCGACCGGCGACCCCGTGGAACTGCCCGCGCCACCGCCCGACGGCGGTCTCGGTCTGTACGACCCCTCGCTGCGGCTGCGGGCCGGCACCGGCCCCCGCACCGGCGACGCGGCCGTGCGACGGGCGCTGGCCGCGGAGGTGGTGCGCGGCCGGCCGGGCGGCGACCTGGTCGTCGCGGTACCCGTCTCGCACGCCGAGCGGGTGATCGGCGTCGTACGGGCCTCCTCGCCCGCAGCCGCCGTACGCCACCGGGTCCTGATCGCCTGGGCGGTCCTCGCCGGGGTCTGCGCCCTCGCGCTGACCGTGGCCGTCCTCGTCGCCCGCAGGCAGGCGCGGGTGCTGGCCGCGCCGCTGGAGGACCTCTCCCGGCACTGCCGGGCCGTCACCGCAGGCGACCTGAGCGCCCGGGCCGCGCCCAGCAGCGTCGCCGAGATCGACCAGGTCGCGCGGACCCACAACGAGATGCTGCACAGCCTGACCGAACTCCTGCGCCACGAGCGCGACTTCACCGCCAACGCCTCCCACCAGCTGCGCACCCCGCTCGCCGGGCTGCAGCTCACCCTGGAGGCGGGGATTGCCCAGGACGACGACGCCCGGCTGCGGCCCGCCCTGGAGGAGGCCCTGGCCACCACACGCCGCCTGCACCGGACGGTGGAGGAGGTGCTGCGCCTGTCCCGCTCCCACGGCCTGCCGCGTCGGCCCGCCCCCGACACGCCCGTGTCGCAGCTGCTGCGCGAGACCGAGGAGCGCTGGCACGGACTGTTCGCCCGCGACGGCAGACGCCTGGAGGCCGCGGTCCTCGAGACGGGGGACGACGTTCGCGTCCTCGGCGCCCCCGTCACCGAGATCCTCGGCGTCCTGCTGGAGAACGCGCGCGTCCACGGGCGCGGCACCGTGCGCCTCACGGCCCGCGACCTCGGGGAGGCCGTCGCTTTCGATGTGACCGACGAGGGCGCGGTGGACGGCGAGGCGTCCCGGCTGTTCGACCGCGGCCGCACCGGCGCGGGGGAGGGCTCCGGCATCGGCCTGTCCCTCGCCCGCGATCTGGCCGTGTCCCTGGGCGGCAGACTCTCCCTGACCAGCCGCCGTCCAGCCGCCTTCACCCTGCTCGTCCCCGTACGCCGCGAGGAGCCCGGCTCCGAGGGCGACGGCTGA
- a CDS encoding FtsX-like permease family protein, with amino-acid sequence MITAWAAGLARHRIGRLLAAVAGIALAVALVAALGSFLTASKATMTQRAVRSVAVDWQVEVQPGADPNAVRSLVQAAGGTRAALPVGFARTTGFTATVGGSTQTTGPGVALGLPAGYRSQFPDELRTLSGSGTGVLLAQQTASNLHAAPGDTIGVRLPGAGLRQVRVDGVVDLPQADSLFQKVGAPTQSQPTAPPDNVVLLPAARFASLTRGATDVTTQIHVARDARLPADPAAAFTSVTGAAHHLEARSAGSALVGNNLGAALDSARQDALYAQILFLFLGVPGAVLAAALTVAVAAAGGERRRREQGLLRLRGLRPRQITALAGLEAALVGAVGGLAGLGLAALTGRLAFGAASFGAGAGTWALWYAVAFVLGVAVAAAAVLVPALRDLRTVTVADTRREPRGSRSPWWLRYGLDFALLTGSWLVFRASSGNQYALVLAPEGVPSVSVSYWAFLGPALLWLGAALLLWRLTLLVLAHGRPALARLARPLTATLATTTAAVLSRRRRPLARSVVLLALAVSFAISTAVFNSTYRQQSEVDARLTNGADVTVTEPPGAQVRASAADTLKVSGVRNVEPLQHRYAYVGSDLQDLYGVRPATVAKATSLQDAYFSGGTAGQLMHRLAQRPDNLLVSAETVHDFQLSPGDTVNLRIQDARTKTLRTVPFHYAGIVKEFPTAPKDSFFVANAAYVARATGSDAVGAFLLDTGGSHQQQIAAHLRKQLGTGATVTDLTQTRGTVGTSLTSVDLAGLTRIELAFAVLLAAGAGGLVLALGLAERRRTFAVATVLGARSGQLRGMVLTEALLLAAGGLAGGALIGWALSEMLVKVLTGVFDPPPASLSVPGGYLALTAGAAVVAVLAAALNGIRSAGRPAVEELRDL; translated from the coding sequence ATGATCACCGCCTGGGCGGCCGGACTGGCCCGCCACCGCATCGGACGGCTCCTGGCCGCCGTCGCCGGGATCGCCCTCGCCGTCGCCCTGGTCGCCGCGCTCGGCTCCTTCCTCACCGCGTCCAAGGCGACCATGACCCAGCGCGCGGTCCGCTCGGTCGCCGTGGACTGGCAGGTCGAGGTACAGCCGGGCGCCGACCCGAACGCCGTCCGGTCGCTGGTGCAGGCCGCCGGCGGCACCCGGGCCGCGCTGCCCGTCGGCTTCGCCCGCACCACCGGCTTCACCGCCACCGTGGGAGGCAGCACACAGACGACCGGCCCCGGCGTCGCGCTCGGCCTGCCGGCCGGCTACCGCAGCCAGTTCCCCGACGAACTGCGCACGCTCTCCGGCTCCGGCACCGGCGTCCTGCTCGCCCAGCAGACCGCCTCCAACCTGCACGCCGCCCCCGGCGACACCATCGGCGTACGGCTGCCCGGCGCCGGACTGCGGCAGGTGCGGGTGGACGGCGTGGTCGACCTGCCCCAGGCCGACTCCCTGTTCCAGAAGGTCGGCGCGCCAACACAGTCCCAGCCGACCGCTCCCCCGGACAACGTCGTCCTCCTGCCCGCCGCCCGGTTCGCCTCCCTCACCCGGGGAGCCACCGACGTCACCACCCAGATCCACGTGGCCCGCGACGCGAGACTGCCGGCCGACCCGGCCGCCGCCTTCACCTCGGTCACCGGTGCCGCACACCACCTGGAGGCCAGGTCGGCCGGTTCCGCGCTCGTCGGCAACAACCTGGGCGCGGCCCTCGACTCCGCCCGCCAGGACGCCCTCTACGCCCAGATCCTCTTCCTCTTCCTCGGCGTGCCCGGCGCCGTCCTGGCCGCCGCCCTGACGGTGGCGGTCGCAGCGGCCGGCGGCGAACGGCGTCGCCGGGAGCAGGGCCTGCTACGGCTGCGCGGGCTACGTCCCCGTCAGATCACCGCGCTCGCGGGCCTGGAGGCCGCGCTGGTCGGGGCCGTCGGCGGCCTGGCGGGGCTCGGGCTTGCCGCGCTCACCGGCCGCCTCGCCTTCGGGGCCGCCTCCTTCGGGGCGGGCGCGGGCACCTGGGCCCTCTGGTACGCCGTCGCCTTCGTCCTCGGCGTGGCCGTGGCCGCCGCCGCCGTGCTCGTGCCCGCCCTGCGGGATCTGCGCACGGTGACCGTCGCCGACACCAGGCGGGAGCCGCGCGGGTCGCGTTCGCCCTGGTGGCTGCGGTACGGCCTGGACTTCGCGCTGCTGACCGGCTCCTGGCTGGTGTTCCGCGCCTCCTCCGGCAACCAGTACGCCCTCGTCCTCGCCCCGGAGGGCGTACCCAGCGTGTCCGTCTCCTACTGGGCGTTCCTCGGCCCGGCCCTGTTGTGGCTGGGCGCGGCCCTGCTGCTGTGGCGGCTGACCCTGCTGGTCCTCGCCCACGGCCGGCCGGCCCTGGCCCGCCTCGCCCGGCCGCTGACCGCGACCCTCGCCACGACCACGGCGGCCGTGCTCTCCCGCCGCCGGCGGCCGCTGGCCCGCTCCGTGGTACTGCTCGCCCTCGCCGTGTCGTTCGCGATCTCGACGGCCGTCTTCAACTCCACCTACCGTCAGCAGTCCGAAGTCGACGCCCGCCTCACCAACGGCGCGGACGTCACCGTCACCGAACCGCCCGGCGCACAGGTCCGGGCGAGCGCGGCCGACACGCTGAAGGTCTCCGGCGTCCGGAACGTCGAGCCCCTCCAGCACCGCTACGCCTACGTCGGCTCCGACCTCCAGGACCTCTACGGCGTCCGGCCCGCCACCGTCGCGAAGGCGACCTCGCTCCAGGACGCCTACTTCTCGGGCGGCACGGCCGGTCAGCTGATGCACCGGCTCGCCCAGCGCCCCGACAACCTGCTGGTCAGCGCGGAGACCGTGCACGACTTCCAGCTCTCCCCCGGCGACACCGTCAACCTCCGGATCCAGGACGCCCGCACGAAAACGCTGCGCACCGTGCCCTTCCACTACGCCGGGATCGTCAAGGAGTTCCCGACCGCGCCGAAGGACAGCTTCTTCGTCGCCAACGCCGCGTACGTCGCGAGGGCGACCGGCAGCGACGCGGTCGGCGCCTTCCTGCTCGACACGGGCGGCAGCCACCAGCAGCAGATCGCCGCGCATCTGCGCAAGCAGCTGGGCACCGGCGCCACGGTCACCGACCTGACGCAGACGCGCGGCACGGTCGGCACCAGTCTGACCTCCGTCGACCTGGCCGGACTCACCCGGATCGAGCTGGCCTTCGCGGTGCTGCTGGCCGCCGGGGCGGGAGGGCTCGTCCTCGCCCTGGGCCTCGCCGAGCGCCGCCGTACCTTCGCCGTGGCCACCGTCCTGGGCGCTCGCAGCGGCCAACTGCGCGGCATGGTCCTCACCGAGGCCCTGCTGCTGGCCGCCGGTGGCCTGGCGGGCGGCGCCCTCATCGGCTGGGCCCTGTCCGAGATGCTCGTGAAGGTCCTGACGGGTGTCTTCGATCCGCCGCCCGCGAGTCTGTCGGTGCCGGGCGGCTACCTGGCCCTGACCGCGGGCGCGGCCGTCGTCGCCGTACTGGCGGCCGCGCTGAACGGCATCCGCAGCGCCGGCCGGCCCGCCGTGGAGGAGCTGCGTGACCTGTGA
- a CDS encoding ABC transporter ATP-binding protein — MSSADLLVSCRGVALTFGRGHTAVVAVHGADLDVRSGDRLAIVGPSGSGKSSLLHLLAGLERPTSGTITRPGLHAPRDIGLVFQADSLIPALDVTENTALPLVLAGRPQEDTLRPVAEALDVVGAAGLADRLPDEISGGQAQRVAVARVLAQAPRLILADEPTGRLDHATGARVLDALLAAADRTGAALVVTTHDPAVAARLTLRRHMRDGRLLALEAAPAPDPRGSLS; from the coding sequence ATGTCCTCCGCTGACCTGCTCGTCTCCTGCCGGGGCGTCGCGCTCACCTTCGGCCGGGGCCACACCGCCGTGGTGGCGGTGCACGGCGCCGATCTGGACGTCCGCTCCGGCGACCGGCTGGCGATCGTGGGACCGTCCGGGTCGGGGAAGTCGTCCCTGCTCCATCTGCTGGCCGGGCTCGAACGCCCCACCAGCGGCACGATCACCCGGCCCGGACTCCACGCCCCCCGGGACATCGGCCTCGTCTTCCAGGCCGACAGCCTCATCCCCGCCCTCGACGTCACGGAGAACACCGCGCTGCCGCTCGTCCTGGCGGGACGTCCGCAGGAGGACACCCTCCGTCCGGTCGCCGAGGCGCTCGACGTGGTCGGCGCGGCCGGGCTGGCCGACCGGCTGCCCGACGAGATCTCCGGCGGCCAGGCCCAGCGAGTGGCTGTGGCCCGGGTGCTGGCGCAGGCGCCGCGGCTGATCCTCGCGGACGAGCCCACCGGCCGCCTCGACCACGCCACCGGCGCCCGCGTCCTGGACGCCCTGCTCGCGGCGGCCGACCGGACGGGCGCGGCCCTCGTCGTCACCACCCACGACCCCGCCGTCGCCGCCCGGCTCACCCTTCGGCGGCACATGCGCGACGGCCGGCTGCTCGCCCTCGAAGCAGCACCAGCGCCGGACCCACGAGGGAGCCTGTCATGA
- a CDS encoding ABC transporter ATP-binding protein: protein MPAGPSDDDVVLAARELYRFYRAGEEETLALRGVSLRVRRGETVAVVGPSGAGKSTLLACLAGLDEPSGGEVRVAGVRISHRPETERARLRARHVGVLLQSHNLLPHLTVRDNIRLAQHAVRGRPAVRAAALLEQMGLGRRSGALPRQLSGGELARAGLAVALANSPAVLLADEPTGELDGVTEELVLRMLRDRAADGCAVLIVTHSAEAVRGADRVITLDDGRAREGHEGHEGTAQAKESSHVLR, encoded by the coding sequence ATGCCCGCCGGACCGTCCGACGACGACGTGGTGCTGGCCGCCCGGGAGCTCTACCGCTTCTACCGGGCCGGCGAGGAGGAGACGCTCGCGCTGCGCGGAGTGTCACTGCGGGTACGGCGGGGGGAGACGGTCGCCGTCGTCGGCCCGTCAGGGGCGGGCAAGTCGACCCTGCTGGCGTGCCTGGCCGGGCTCGACGAGCCGTCGGGCGGCGAGGTCCGGGTGGCGGGCGTGCGCATCAGCCACCGGCCCGAGACCGAACGCGCCCGGCTGCGCGCGCGCCATGTGGGAGTGCTCCTGCAGTCCCATAACCTACTGCCGCATCTGACCGTGCGCGACAACATCCGACTCGCCCAGCATGCGGTGCGCGGCCGTCCCGCCGTGCGGGCCGCAGCGCTGCTGGAACAGATGGGGCTCGGGCGGCGGTCGGGCGCGCTGCCGCGGCAGCTGTCCGGCGGTGAGCTGGCCCGGGCCGGGCTCGCCGTCGCGCTGGCCAACTCCCCCGCCGTGCTACTGGCCGACGAGCCGACCGGCGAACTCGACGGCGTGACCGAGGAGTTGGTGCTGCGGATGCTGCGGGACCGGGCGGCAGACGGTTGCGCGGTGCTGATCGTGACGCACAGCGCGGAAGCGGTGCGGGGCGCCGACCGAGTGATCACACTGGACGATGGGCGGGCCCGCGAGGGACACGAGGGACACGAGGGAACCGCTCAGGCGAAGGAGAGCAGCCATGTCCTCCGCTGA